A genomic window from Antedon mediterranea chromosome 4, ecAntMedi1.1, whole genome shotgun sequence includes:
- the LOC140046685 gene encoding aqualysin-1-like, whose product MHVFLLLILASSAWARLARLETHGDDRIPGRFFVGLKEGTDFDGAVFTTESLAGNVVKKFKNLNLFVLDGIGEKLLEKIREIDVVEYIEEDSIVRKQAVTWGLDRVDQRSSSLDGRYNPSGDGSGSHIYVIDTGINKDHRDFSGRAHYAYDAILGRSGTAKDCNGHGTHCAGTTASDTYGVAKKAQVYGVRVLDCNGSGYNSDVVEGIDWVAKYHKNPAVASLSLGGGRSTSTDSAIKRLSKSGVVVSVAAGNSNRNACNYSPARSSYAITVGATTKYDARSSYSNYGSCVNIFAPGSSITSTWHKSNSATNTISGTSMACPHVSGAAAVLLGKGYSKTSSERKLINDATSNRVTDVKGSPNRLLYIG is encoded by the exons ATGCATGTTTTCTTGCTTCTCATCCTTGCGTCATCAGCTTGGGCTAGGCTAGCCCGGCTCGAAACACACGGTGATGATAGAATTCCAGGCCGCTTTTTTGTTGGACTAAAG GAAGGTACTGATTTTGATGGAGCTGTGTTCACTACAGAATCGCTGGCTGGAAATGTTGTAAAAAAGTTCAAGAATCTGAACCTATTTGTACTTGATGGCATTGGTGAGAAACTTCTGGAAAAg ATTCGAGAAATTGATGTGGTGGAGTACATTGAAGAGGACAGTATTGTTAGGAAACAAGCTGTCACATGGGGCTTAGATCGAGTTGACCAAAGATCAAGTTCTCTTGATGGAAGATATAATCCTTCAG GAGATGGAAGTGGATCCCACATCTATGTCATCGATACTGGAATAAACAAGGATCATAGAGACTTCAGCGGACGGGCACACTATGCATATGATGCTATCCTTGGTAGATCTGGAACT gCTAAAGATTGCAATGGGCATGGAACGCACTGTGCAGGTACTACGGCTAGTGATACGTATGGTGTTGCCAAGAAAGCTCAAGTTTATGGTGTTCGTGTACTGGATTGTAATGGCTCTGGATATAACTCTGATGTTGTGGAAG GAATTGACTGGGTAGCTAAATATCACAAAAACCCTGCTGTAGCATCTTTATCACTTGGTGGAGGTCGATCTACGAGTACCGATTCTGCTATCAAACGGCTTTCAAAATCTGGTGTGGTTGTGTCAGTTGCAGCAGGAAACAGTAACAGGAATGCCTGTAATTATTCTCCAGCAAGATCCTCCTAT gCCATAACTGTAGGAGCTACAACTAAATATGACGCTAGGTCATCGTATTCAAACTATGGATCATGCGTCAATATCTTTGCTCCAGGCTCTAGTATTACCTCCACATGGCACAAAAGCAATTCCGCCACCAATACGATCAGTGGTACTTCCATGGCTTGTCCACACGTTTCGG GTGCTGCTGCTGTACTACTTGGCAAAGGCTATAGCAAGACTTCTTCAGAACGTAAACTTATTAATGATGCAACAAGCAACAGAGTTACAGATGTCAAAGGATCACCAAACCGTTTACTTTACATcggataa